TATTTATGTAcaaattcctttttattatatcaCTTGTACATTGAATAaattgaaataattattattatatgcattacATTCAATATAATGGATTTTTCACAATTAACAAAAACCGTATCTTTATAAATtatcatcaaaataatttgtcattatgtaatgtttttatattatataattatgttttatcgaaaaaaggttttccattaaataaattatttatatattttttatttgtagtATAACTTTTTaagtgaaattttaaataagtaTGATACTTTCGATAATCCTGTGTCTAATAAAGATGTAAATgttgatattttaaatttatgtgaTGAATACAAAACATTTAATTCTAATCTTACACCAGAGCAAAAAGACACATGTAAGAAACTTTTAAGAAACTTGTTTTTATGTAATGATACCAAAAAAGTTAATCCTATAAAATGCTGTAGTGCTTTAAATTTCtggttatattttgaaataaaaaaatatagcttTTCCAAAGATATTATCGAGATGATTTATGATTTACCTTATGGGAGAGAAAATAATGTGGCTAATTATGGTTATTGTCCTCCTTATAATTTATCTAATGATAACCTCGATAAAACCGAGGAATTACTAAAATTGAGTATATTTATTGTCAATATAGAtgaatttcaaaatttattaaatagtTATACggataattttaaaaaatgctttctcaaaaaatatttttatgaatgcgTTAATACATACAATGTTTTGAAAGAGCAATACTGTTCTGAAGAATGAGAAGGCATTACTAATCATGGCATATGCGGAATTTTACATGAGTTTGGTGATTTATacccttcttttcttcaaatggCAAAGAACAAAGACTATGAATTACCAGATTTAACTGTTTATAATGAATTTGATATTGATTCatgtatttcaaaaaaaactatCCTAGAATCAACTTTTACAGCTTCTAATAATTCAGATAAGCCGACAACAAATAGTGTTCCCACGGCAATTGGTACAATGGCTGCAATACCTCCATTTTTAGCGTtaatatataaggttaatataatttgtacttaaaaatataaacaaaagttaacacaaatatatattttacagcATTCTGCTAAATGATATAACAATATTatcatgtatatatatatattttttttccgtgttAGTTTACCCCTATCGGAATATG
This genomic stretch from Plasmodium cynomolgi strain B DNA, scaffold: 0973, whole genome shotgun sequence harbors:
- a CDS encoding hypothetical protein (putative) encodes the protein MFYRKKYNFLSEILNKYDTFDNPVSNKDVNVDILNLCDEYKTFNSNLTPEQKDTCKKLLRNLFLCNDTKKVNPIKCCSALNFWLYFEIKKYSFSKDIIEMIYDLPYGRENNVANYGYCPPYNLSNDNLDKTEELLKLSIFIVNIDEFQNLLNSYTDNFKKCFLKKYFYECVNTYNVLKEQYCSEE